In Methanobacterium petrolearium, one genomic interval encodes:
- the hisA gene encoding 1-(5-phosphoribosyl)-5-[(5-phosphoribosylamino)methylideneamino]imidazole-4-carboxamide isomerase, translated as MFIIPAVDIKNGKCVQLVQGKPGTEQIVLDNPAKVARKWQGKGASILHVIDLGGALEEGGNLAVVEEILKEVSIPVQMGGGIRSLDYATKLLDMGVERIILGTLAIMNPETVKILSSEFGSERIIVALDSKDSQVVVRGWTEKTDQNAPELGKIMEDNGAGGILFTNVDHEGLLGGFNIEPLLELLNAVNIPIIYSGGVSTLEDLSILSKTDVYGVVIGSALYKGTINFEDALNYEKIS; from the coding sequence ATGTTTATTATTCCTGCAGTTGATATAAAAAATGGTAAATGTGTGCAGCTAGTGCAAGGAAAGCCTGGAACAGAACAAATTGTCCTTGATAATCCTGCGAAGGTTGCTCGTAAATGGCAAGGTAAAGGAGCCAGTATCCTACATGTAATTGACCTGGGTGGGGCACTGGAAGAAGGTGGTAATTTAGCAGTAGTGGAGGAAATTCTTAAAGAAGTTTCCATACCTGTTCAAATGGGTGGAGGCATCCGTTCTCTGGACTATGCCACTAAATTACTTGATATGGGTGTTGAAAGGATTATACTTGGAACATTAGCCATCATGAACCCTGAGACCGTGAAAATTTTGTCCAGTGAATTTGGAAGTGAACGTATCATTGTGGCTCTGGATAGTAAGGACTCCCAAGTGGTGGTAAGGGGATGGACTGAAAAAACTGACCAGAATGCTCCTGAACTGGGCAAGATCATGGAAGATAATGGGGCCGGTGGGATATTGTTCACCAATGTAGATCATGAGGGGCTTCTAGGTGGATTTAATATTGAACCTCTTTTAGAGCTTTTAAACGCTGTGAACATACCCATAATTTATTCTGGTGGGGTGAGTACCCTGGAAGATTTATCTATCCTCAGCAAAACAGATGTATATGGAGTAGTTATCGGATCAGCACTTTATAAAGGCACTATAAACTTTGAAGATGCTCTTAATTATGAAAAAATTTCATAA
- the truA gene encoding tRNA pseudouridine(38-40) synthase TruA, with translation MITVALKLAYLGTDFYGFQRQPDLRTVEGKLLKALQEVGSIDNIGRSNYSIAGRTDRGVHALGNVVSFRTEKMPIVNQINDILPQDIRILGSAQVPMGFKTRFAHRRHYRYVMYRVGERLDVGKMHEAAHIMEGTHNFINFSKRNERNPMRKVESVIVKPQNQALVVDVVGESFLWNMVRKMVAVLLSVGEGEFEVEEVKKFLDPQYKAFITPLPPESLILMDVVYKDVQFKGDEYARLRFLQTLNKECLNHQRIILATREMINELNED, from the coding sequence ATGATAACCGTGGCATTGAAGCTGGCATACTTGGGAACAGATTTCTACGGCTTCCAAAGACAACCAGACCTACGCACAGTGGAGGGAAAACTTTTAAAAGCCCTACAAGAAGTAGGTTCCATTGACAATATTGGCCGATCCAATTATTCAATCGCCGGACGCACTGATCGTGGAGTTCATGCTCTGGGGAATGTGGTTTCTTTCCGCACAGAGAAAATGCCAATAGTTAATCAAATCAATGACATTCTTCCCCAGGATATAAGAATTTTAGGATCTGCTCAGGTACCTATGGGATTTAAAACCCGATTTGCCCATAGAAGGCATTATCGTTACGTAATGTACAGGGTAGGGGAAAGATTGGATGTTGGGAAAATGCATGAAGCAGCCCATATAATGGAAGGAACTCATAATTTCATTAATTTTTCCAAGAGAAATGAGAGAAATCCCATGCGCAAAGTGGAAAGTGTCATTGTAAAACCCCAAAATCAGGCCCTGGTGGTGGATGTGGTGGGTGAAAGTTTCCTGTGGAACATGGTTCGAAAGATGGTGGCAGTGTTATTAAGTGTAGGGGAAGGTGAATTTGAGGTTGAAGAGGTTAAAAAATTTTTGGATCCTCAATACAAGGCATTTATTACTCCACTGCCACCGGAAAGCCTTATCCTGATGGATGTCGTATACAAAGACGTGCAGTTTAAAGGGGATGAATACGCCAGATTAAGGTTTCTGCAAACGTTAAACAAAGAATGTCTAAACCACCAGAGAATTATATTGGCAACCCGGGAAATGATTAATGAATTGAATGAGGATTGA
- a CDS encoding DUF460 domain-containing protein, translating to MTVGVAILDLSGEILNVNSFKEASRAKITKHIISYGRTILVATDVHQTPKMVKKMAASLNSRIYFPDRDMAVNAKNELVDEYIYQQDQNPSLHRSRDNNNDLIPQNAHERDALAAAIQCYKKYQKKLEQIERRTKNLGLTPEIVDDIKISVINEIPITKAINRTLDRLNPSNDIESPATFEDSSHGNVSGGRLLNTQKSSEEDMSSETLNDFDAEISPEAFSRLRNKMKSQEKQIINLQKKNSILEKDIRQYQNEISQLENKIDKMQYQYSQNILHQRQIATKTAIIRGIQEKYHHEKKLKEDLEEQLKSIKRIRVMELSRETTPVKIIDSFSKDGIREAVNSRNIKKGDVVFLRSSQGGGSQTAALLVDSGVKAVITVDKMSHHAKDEFERNMVPLLDEEDVDLKMADDFAVIITNDLDHEINKWAKNQQEKKKKEDRNKLLKIMDDYKAQRKRSSNNF from the coding sequence ATGACTGTGGGTGTAGCTATCCTGGATCTTTCCGGTGAAATATTAAATGTTAACAGTTTTAAGGAAGCTTCCCGGGCAAAGATAACCAAACATATTATCAGTTATGGTAGGACAATTTTAGTGGCCACCGATGTCCACCAGACTCCTAAGATGGTGAAAAAGATGGCAGCATCTCTTAACTCCAGGATATACTTTCCTGACCGGGACATGGCAGTAAATGCTAAAAATGAATTGGTGGATGAATACATTTATCAGCAGGATCAAAACCCTTCCCTGCACCGATCCCGGGATAATAATAATGATTTAATTCCTCAAAATGCCCATGAAAGAGATGCCCTGGCCGCGGCAATCCAGTGTTATAAAAAATATCAGAAAAAACTGGAACAAATTGAAAGAAGAACCAAAAATCTCGGCTTAACACCAGAAATAGTTGATGATATCAAAATTTCGGTAATAAATGAAATTCCCATCACCAAGGCTATCAACAGAACCCTGGACAGATTAAATCCTTCTAATGACATCGAATCACCAGCTACCTTTGAGGATAGTTCACATGGTAATGTATCTGGGGGAAGGTTGTTAAATACACAAAAATCCTCTGAAGAAGATATGTCATCTGAAACCTTAAATGATTTCGATGCAGAAATTTCTCCGGAAGCATTTTCCAGATTACGGAATAAAATGAAATCTCAGGAAAAGCAGATTATCAATTTACAGAAAAAAAACAGCATTTTAGAAAAGGATATTCGACAATATCAGAACGAAATATCTCAACTGGAAAATAAAATAGATAAGATGCAGTATCAGTACTCCCAGAACATCCTACACCAGAGGCAAATCGCTACTAAAACAGCTATTATACGGGGGATTCAGGAGAAATATCACCACGAAAAGAAATTAAAGGAAGATTTAGAGGAGCAACTAAAATCAATAAAAAGAATAAGGGTCATGGAACTTTCCAGGGAGACAACACCAGTAAAAATAATAGATTCCTTTTCAAAGGATGGGATCAGGGAAGCTGTTAATTCCAGAAACATAAAAAAAGGGGACGTGGTTTTCTTGAGAAGTTCCCAAGGAGGCGGGTCCCAGACTGCAGCTTTACTTGTTGATTCGGGTGTTAAGGCAGTTATAACTGTGGATAAAATGTCACACCATGCTAAAGATGAATTTGAAAGGAATATGGTTCCATTATTGGATGAAGAGGATGTTGATTTAAAAATGGCCGATGACTTTGCAGTTATCATTACTAATGATCTTGACCATGAAATAAATAAATGGGCAAAAAATCAACAAGAGAAAAAGAAAAAAGAGGACAGAAATAAACTTTTAAAAATAATGGATGATTATAAGGCACAAAGGAAGAGGTCATCTAATAATTTTTAA
- the wecB gene encoding non-hydrolyzing UDP-N-acetylglucosamine 2-epimerase: MKIAFIIGTRPEIIKMSPLIDEVDKRGINYILVHTGQHYDHEMSQQFFLDLELKEPDYNIGVGSDSHGKQTATMLKGIEDVLTSEKPDIVLVQGDTNAVLAGALAAAKLHIAVGHVEAGLRSYDKTMPEEINRMVADVCTNLFFVPTEETAINLLFEGISPKDIFITGNTVVDACYRNLKIARKNSSIMSKLGLEGDILSLTLHRAENVDDKERLENIIEALLNIENLTIVFPVHPRTVKTLKEFGMYSKLKKAPHIKMIKPVGYLDFLILQSHSKMMITDSGGIQEEAITLNVPCLTLRYNTERPETVQAGGNILVGSDTKKITNNVSQILNDHEMYRRMREAPNPYGDGKTSEKILDAILDSYNQGKLEIKPPEEIATDHSKKLLRVDADITVAEFENKNPKFMINLVFDDDTPTYPHPNISLKGKTIIVSY, from the coding sequence ATGAAGATAGCATTTATTATAGGCACCCGGCCTGAAATTATTAAAATGTCCCCTTTAATTGACGAAGTGGATAAAAGAGGAATAAATTACATTTTAGTACATACTGGACAACATTATGATCATGAAATGTCACAACAGTTTTTCCTGGACCTGGAACTTAAAGAACCAGACTATAACATAGGTGTGGGATCAGATTCCCATGGAAAACAAACTGCCACCATGTTAAAGGGTATTGAAGATGTTTTAACCTCTGAAAAGCCAGATATTGTCCTGGTACAGGGAGACACAAATGCCGTTTTAGCAGGTGCCCTGGCAGCAGCCAAATTACACATTGCGGTTGGACATGTTGAGGCTGGGCTCCGTTCATATGATAAAACCATGCCTGAAGAGATAAACAGGATGGTGGCAGATGTATGCACCAACCTTTTTTTCGTACCTACTGAAGAAACAGCCATTAACCTATTATTTGAAGGCATATCTCCCAAAGACATTTTCATCACAGGCAATACAGTGGTGGATGCTTGTTACCGAAACCTGAAAATTGCCAGAAAAAATTCCAGTATCATGTCCAAACTGGGACTTGAAGGAGACATTCTATCCTTAACTCTCCACCGTGCTGAGAACGTTGATGATAAAGAAAGACTTGAAAACATCATTGAAGCTCTTTTAAATATTGAAAATCTTACCATTGTTTTTCCAGTCCATCCACGTACAGTTAAAACTCTAAAAGAATTTGGAATGTATTCAAAACTCAAGAAAGCACCACACATTAAAATGATTAAACCTGTGGGGTATCTGGACTTTTTAATACTTCAATCACATTCTAAAATGATGATAACTGATTCTGGAGGAATCCAGGAGGAAGCAATAACCCTCAATGTACCATGTTTAACCCTCCGATACAACACTGAAAGACCGGAAACTGTCCAGGCAGGAGGCAACATTTTAGTGGGTTCTGATACTAAAAAGATAACTAACAACGTATCCCAAATATTAAATGATCATGAGATGTATCGTAGGATGAGGGAAGCCCCCAACCCCTATGGTGATGGAAAAACATCAGAAAAGATTCTCGATGCTATACTTGATTCATATAATCAGGGTAAACTGGAAATTAAACCACCAGAAGAGATAGCAACAGATCATTCGAAAAAATTGTTAAGGGTGGATGCGGATATCACTGTGGCTGAATTTGAGAATAAAAATCCAAAATTCATGATTAATCTTGTATTTGATGATGATACTCCCACTTATCCTCACCCAAACATTTCACTGAAGGGCAAAACAATAATTGTATCATATTAA
- a CDS encoding nucleotide sugar dehydrogenase → MIKEDSSIAIFGLGHMGLPTAVLLAQSGLKVCGVDINKENVQFVNSGRSPIMEPGLDELVKKSVEEGLLSATIDANDAVAKSQIIMIIVPTPVDNDKKSDLSAVISASKSISECLKRGDLVIIESTVPPGTCEDLIIPLLEKSGLKAGEDFQVAYTPERALPNNTLYEMSHNARVIGGIDLESTKMAVSLYGRITSGKIIMVQNLVTAEMVKLMENTYRDTNIALANELALVCDTLGVDAIEAIKAANYHPRVNIHTPGPGVGGHCLSIDPYFIVEIARENGVETPLIRASREVNEGMPRAVSKIVESALEDRGKTIAGSKIGILGVAYKGNVADARETPAKPLIKDLLQKKAEVLVNDPYVSPDTITAWGAQVVDLEKALSCDCVVLVTDHDIYKDIKPSMIEKGLLVCTRPVLDPETFRKAGVVFKGVGRS, encoded by the coding sequence ATGATTAAAGAAGATTCATCCATAGCAATATTTGGTCTGGGTCACATGGGATTGCCAACGGCGGTCCTACTTGCACAAAGTGGCCTTAAGGTGTGTGGGGTGGACATAAACAAGGAAAATGTCCAATTCGTTAACTCAGGTCGCTCTCCAATAATGGAACCTGGCCTTGATGAACTGGTTAAAAAAAGCGTTGAGGAAGGTCTTCTTTCTGCCACCATTGATGCTAATGATGCAGTGGCCAAGTCGCAAATAATCATGATAATCGTCCCTACCCCTGTGGATAATGACAAAAAATCAGATCTTTCTGCTGTTATATCTGCTTCTAAATCAATATCTGAATGTTTAAAAAGGGGAGATCTGGTTATAATTGAAAGTACTGTACCTCCGGGTACTTGTGAGGATTTGATAATTCCTTTACTGGAGAAAAGTGGACTGAAAGCAGGTGAAGATTTCCAAGTTGCTTATACTCCTGAAAGAGCCCTTCCAAACAACACATTATATGAAATGAGTCATAATGCACGAGTAATTGGTGGAATAGACCTTGAAAGTACTAAAATGGCTGTTTCACTTTATGGGAGAATTACCAGTGGTAAAATCATCATGGTGCAGAACTTGGTAACAGCAGAGATGGTTAAATTAATGGAAAACACCTACAGGGATACTAACATTGCATTAGCCAATGAATTGGCTTTGGTATGTGATACTTTAGGCGTAGATGCCATCGAAGCAATCAAGGCTGCCAACTATCATCCTAGGGTTAATATTCACACGCCAGGACCTGGTGTAGGGGGGCACTGCCTTTCAATAGATCCCTACTTCATCGTGGAAATTGCCCGGGAAAATGGTGTGGAAACACCTTTAATAAGAGCTTCAAGAGAGGTTAATGAAGGAATGCCTAGAGCGGTCTCCAAAATCGTGGAATCTGCTTTAGAAGATAGGGGGAAAACCATTGCCGGATCCAAAATTGGAATTTTAGGGGTGGCTTACAAAGGAAATGTGGCTGATGCCAGAGAAACACCTGCAAAACCATTGATTAAAGATTTACTCCAGAAGAAAGCAGAAGTTCTCGTTAATGATCCTTATGTTTCACCTGATACTATAACTGCATGGGGGGCTCAAGTAGTAGACTTAGAAAAAGCTCTTTCCTGTGATTGCGTGGTTTTGGTAACGGATCATGATATTTACAAAGACATAAAACCATCAATGATTGAAAAAGGTTTGCTGGTATGCACCAGGCCAGTACTTGACCCGGAAACCTTCCGGAAGGCAGGTGTGGTGTTTAAAGGAGTTGGCAGGTCTTGA
- a CDS encoding ATP-grasp domain-containing protein, producing the protein MNLLVFEYATALGVKDPSLTAEGQAMLNAITNDLDGLDTNFIISKDSVQVEGGNCRRVEIEQDLKKWLKNNISFYDLCLPIAPEENFILFELTSLIEKNGVQVVGSSSNAVNICSDKFLTYQALKEKVPVVPTRKVLWEQIDEYANGISDRYVVKPVDGVSCLAVQVVDSAESFRDAAMHVKNVTNLPYFLLQDYVEGASASVSLLTNGKRAIPLSLNKQYNTQNNGSIIYDGGKVPMNHSKENEAKKIAKKAVESIKGLKGYVGVDLILGDEVYLVEINSRITTPYVALRQMLNFNLGEAIVESVKGHLPEEVNIKGEIEFQKEADNLQLKVID; encoded by the coding sequence TTGAATCTACTAGTTTTTGAGTATGCTACTGCACTGGGTGTTAAGGACCCATCTCTAACTGCCGAGGGGCAGGCGATGCTTAATGCCATTACAAATGATTTAGATGGTTTGGATACTAATTTCATAATATCCAAAGATTCTGTTCAGGTGGAAGGGGGAAACTGTCGCCGTGTAGAAATAGAACAGGATTTGAAAAAATGGCTTAAGAATAATATCTCCTTTTATGATCTTTGTTTACCAATAGCTCCTGAAGAAAATTTTATCTTATTTGAATTAACCAGTTTAATTGAGAAAAATGGAGTTCAGGTTGTGGGTTCTTCTTCTAATGCTGTGAACATCTGTTCAGATAAATTCTTAACTTATCAGGCTCTCAAAGAGAAAGTTCCGGTTGTTCCCACTCGTAAAGTTTTATGGGAACAGATTGATGAGTATGCCAATGGAATTTCCGATAGATATGTGGTTAAACCTGTTGATGGAGTTTCTTGCTTGGCAGTACAGGTAGTTGATTCTGCTGAATCATTTAGAGATGCTGCAATGCATGTGAAGAATGTTACCAATCTTCCTTATTTTCTCCTCCAGGATTATGTTGAGGGTGCCAGTGCCAGTGTGAGTTTGCTCACCAATGGGAAAAGAGCCATACCTTTAAGTCTAAATAAACAGTACAACACTCAAAATAATGGAAGCATAATATACGATGGTGGAAAAGTCCCCATGAATCATAGTAAAGAAAATGAAGCCAAAAAAATCGCAAAAAAAGCAGTAGAATCCATTAAAGGATTGAAGGGTTATGTGGGGGTGGATTTGATCTTAGGAGATGAGGTTTATTTGGTGGAGATTAACTCCAGAATTACCACTCCTTATGTGGCACTAAGACAGATGCTCAACTTTAATTTAGGTGAAGCCATTGTGGAATCTGTGAAGGGTCACCTTCCCGAGGAAGTGAACATAAAAGGTGAAATTGAATTTCAAAAGGAAGCAGACAATCTGCAATTAAAGGTGATAGATTGA
- a CDS encoding hydantoinase/oxoprolinase family protein, producing MKVAGFDIGGANTDLAVVEFDELGNILDIRTDFRYLPMWLKKEELSQTLIDLLCPDMDEIVAVGVCMTAELADSYQNKSEGVLDISGMVMESFNLPVGFVGLNGVIDYEGVKNSPLDLAAANWIATAPLAAYMSPDCVLIDTGSTTTDIIPIKNGKESAMGRSDLERLATGELVYTGTLRTNVATIVDKVPLKAEWVRVASELFAQTADVHLALGNIASEDYTSQTPDGCGTSLNDCLLRLSRVVCGDLDLLSHEDILEMAQFIYKKQVAQVAEALKEVTDRENLELVVTTGLGMNTIGFKAAELLGLEVKTMDEILTRQDCVVAPAVGTALLMENYLREQFNK from the coding sequence TTGAAGGTTGCTGGTTTTGATATTGGGGGAGCAAACACCGATTTAGCTGTGGTAGAATTTGATGAATTGGGGAATATTCTTGATATAAGAACTGATTTTCGTTACCTTCCCATGTGGTTGAAAAAGGAAGAACTATCCCAAACTTTGATAGACCTATTATGTCCTGATATGGATGAAATAGTTGCAGTAGGTGTTTGTATGACAGCAGAACTTGCTGACAGCTACCAAAACAAAAGTGAGGGTGTATTGGATATTAGTGGGATGGTCATGGAATCATTTAACCTTCCAGTAGGTTTTGTGGGTCTTAATGGTGTAATAGATTACGAAGGAGTAAAAAACAGTCCTCTTGATCTGGCCGCTGCCAACTGGATTGCCACGGCACCATTAGCTGCATACATGTCACCTGATTGTGTGTTGATTGATACCGGAAGCACTACCACTGATATAATTCCCATTAAAAATGGTAAAGAATCTGCAATGGGAAGATCTGACTTGGAAAGATTGGCAACAGGTGAATTGGTATACACTGGAACTTTAAGAACTAACGTGGCCACTATTGTAGATAAAGTGCCACTGAAGGCAGAATGGGTGCGAGTGGCATCTGAACTTTTCGCACAAACTGCGGATGTGCATTTGGCACTGGGAAATATCGCCTCAGAAGATTACACATCCCAAACACCGGATGGTTGTGGCACCTCCTTGAACGATTGCCTTTTAAGATTATCAAGGGTAGTGTGCGGAGATCTGGATTTATTAAGTCATGAAGATATTCTGGAAATGGCCCAGTTTATTTACAAAAAACAAGTAGCTCAAGTTGCTGAAGCACTTAAAGAGGTTACAGATAGGGAAAATCTGGAATTAGTAGTTACTACTGGATTAGGAATGAATACCATTGGATTTAAAGCCGCTGAACTTCTGGGACTTGAGGTTAAGACCATGGACGAGATTCTAACCCGACAAGATTGTGTGGTGGCACCTGCAGTGGGAACTGCTCTTTTAATGGAAAACTATCTCAGGGAACAGTTCAATAAATAA
- a CDS encoding CDP-2,3-bis-(O-geranylgeranyl)-sn-glycerol synthase: protein MDPSVFSVLILSAYAIYFMLPAYLANASALTFGGGTPLDMGRSLKDGRRLLGDGVTWKGTIIGILIGTGIGLFQGIITGDVVQNLLMIGDPGIFKMVQGTITLTMIQGMLLGLALSSGAIIGDACGSFVKRRFKVERGHPVPLMDQLDFVVGALVFASLIVIIPLNLIITIIIISVFLHLGANIIAYLLGMKNVWY from the coding sequence ATGGACCCTAGTGTTTTCAGTGTTTTGATTTTATCCGCTTATGCTATATACTTTATGTTACCCGCTTACCTAGCAAATGCCAGTGCCCTTACTTTCGGAGGAGGAACACCCCTCGATATGGGCCGATCCCTAAAAGACGGCCGCAGATTACTTGGAGATGGTGTCACATGGAAAGGAACCATTATAGGCATCTTAATTGGAACGGGAATAGGTCTATTTCAAGGGATCATAACCGGTGATGTTGTACAGAACTTATTGATGATTGGAGATCCAGGAATATTTAAAATGGTTCAAGGAACCATAACCCTCACCATGATACAAGGCATGTTATTGGGCCTTGCACTGAGTAGTGGTGCAATTATAGGAGATGCCTGTGGCAGTTTCGTGAAGAGAAGATTCAAGGTAGAAAGAGGACATCCAGTGCCACTAATGGATCAACTCGATTTTGTGGTGGGTGCCCTGGTATTCGCATCTCTGATAGTAATTATCCCCCTTAATCTAATAATTACAATAATTATAATCAGTGTGTTTCTGCACCTTGGAGCCAATATAATTGCATATTTACTGGGTATGAAGAACGTATGGTACTGA
- the tes gene encoding tetraether lipid synthase Tes: MVIKKTKSLCPECLRVVDAEVFEDQGKVMIKKTCPEHGEFENTYWQNSEAYNYAADFDYRGDGIDNPRTTIEKECPLNCGLCPEHESQTILGLIDVTNRCNLRCPICFANAAVSKYLYEPSYEEIRGMLRNLRANQPVPTPAIQYAGGEPTVRKDIVELVKLAREEGFSHTQIATNGIKLAKDPKFAQRLKDATLNTIYLQFDGVTEEPYIKARGRNLLPTKLEAIENCRKADLGIVLVPTLVKGVNDHQVGDIIRFAIENLDIIRGVNFQPVSFAGRTASDEVEERRITIPIFEKLVEEQTDGDIGRDDFYPASSVIPITDFVEAIEGEDQVSFTCHPHCGAATYIFIDNDEIIPITEFVDVDRFFNLLSKSSDDIKDGGIVGKAKVISRATVELPKTIDRDKKPDSLDITGILTKVFKERSYSALGDFHHKTLLISCMHFMDPWNFDCDRVKRCVIHYAVPDGRIIPFCAMNTIYRQEIEKKFAKPLKK; encoded by the coding sequence ATGGTCATAAAGAAAACAAAAAGCCTGTGTCCGGAATGTCTTCGCGTGGTGGATGCAGAAGTCTTTGAAGACCAGGGAAAAGTAATGATAAAAAAAACGTGCCCAGAGCACGGTGAATTCGAAAACACTTACTGGCAAAATTCAGAAGCTTACAATTATGCTGCTGATTTTGATTACAGGGGTGATGGTATTGACAACCCCAGAACCACTATAGAAAAGGAATGTCCTCTTAACTGTGGTCTGTGCCCTGAACATGAGAGTCAAACCATATTGGGCCTTATTGATGTTACTAATCGTTGTAATCTTCGTTGTCCTATCTGTTTTGCTAATGCAGCGGTGTCTAAATATTTATATGAGCCCAGTTATGAGGAAATACGTGGAATGTTACGCAATCTTCGTGCAAACCAACCAGTACCTACTCCTGCCATTCAGTACGCAGGTGGTGAACCCACTGTACGAAAGGACATTGTAGAGCTGGTGAAGTTAGCCCGTGAAGAAGGATTCAGTCACACACAAATAGCTACCAATGGAATTAAACTTGCCAAAGATCCCAAATTCGCTCAAAGACTTAAAGATGCCACTTTAAACACGATTTATCTTCAGTTTGATGGAGTTACTGAAGAACCATACATCAAAGCCCGGGGCCGTAATCTTCTACCAACTAAATTAGAAGCCATTGAAAACTGTCGTAAGGCAGATCTAGGAATTGTTCTTGTACCCACCCTGGTTAAAGGAGTCAATGATCATCAAGTTGGTGACATCATAAGATTTGCCATTGAAAATCTGGACATCATCCGTGGAGTGAACTTCCAACCAGTTTCCTTTGCAGGCAGAACAGCTTCTGATGAAGTGGAAGAGCGTAGAATAACCATACCCATATTTGAGAAATTAGTGGAAGAACAGACTGATGGTGATATCGGTCGTGATGATTTCTACCCTGCCTCTTCAGTTATACCTATAACTGATTTTGTGGAAGCTATTGAAGGAGAAGATCAGGTATCTTTTACCTGTCATCCTCACTGTGGTGCTGCTACCTATATTTTTATTGATAATGATGAGATTATCCCCATAACTGAGTTTGTAGATGTTGATCGGTTTTTCAACCTCCTTTCTAAAAGTAGTGATGATATTAAAGATGGAGGAATAGTGGGTAAGGCTAAAGTCATTAGCAGGGCCACTGTGGAACTACCCAAAACCATTGACCGCGACAAAAAACCAGATTCACTGGATATAACTGGAATATTAACCAAGGTGTTCAAAGAACGTTCATACAGTGCTTTGGGAGATTTCCACCATAAAACTCTACTGATATCCTGTATGCACTTCATGGATCCCTGGAACTTTGACTGTGACCGAGTTAAACGGTGTGTGATACATTACGCAGTCCCAGATGGACGTATAATTCCATTTTGTGCTATGAACACAATTTACCGCCAAGAAATAGAAAAGAAATTTGCAAAACCACTGAAAAAATAA
- a CDS encoding beta-ribofuranosylaminobenzene 5'-phosphate synthase, protein MIIETPSRLHLTLLDLNGSLGRIDGGVGLTLKKPCLILEMKHKGSGIDVEFNNFQNLSKDTLNDYEEKIRTSAHLMMEHLQLNGEGYKFIVHENFPSHSGLGSGTQLSLATGELISDSTGNKMEVPQIAHIVGRGGTSGIGVASFDKGGFIIDGGHHHGEKTTFLPSSASEASPPPIIARYDFPDDWKVVLVIPNIMKNVSGTKEVNIFQKYCPIPLREVQQLSHLILMKMMPAVLEKDLDAFGETVNTIQSVGFKKIENQLQKPLIAEIITILRDAGAPGVGMSSFGPTIYAITDSPKDIVSAAHDALDEVGGNIIETTAQNYGATKR, encoded by the coding sequence TTGATAATCGAAACTCCTTCACGTCTACATTTAACTCTACTGGATCTTAATGGCTCTTTAGGCAGGATAGATGGCGGGGTGGGACTCACCCTTAAAAAACCCTGTTTAATTTTGGAGATGAAACACAAGGGCAGTGGAATTGATGTGGAATTTAATAATTTTCAGAATCTTTCTAAAGATACTTTAAATGACTACGAAGAAAAAATTAGAACTTCAGCTCATCTAATGATGGAACACCTCCAGTTAAATGGAGAGGGTTACAAGTTCATTGTTCATGAAAATTTCCCATCCCATTCTGGTTTGGGTTCTGGAACCCAACTATCCCTGGCTACGGGCGAGCTCATTTCCGATTCTACAGGTAACAAGATGGAAGTACCTCAAATAGCACACATTGTAGGTCGTGGGGGCACTTCTGGGATAGGTGTAGCATCATTTGATAAGGGAGGTTTTATAATTGATGGGGGCCACCATCATGGAGAAAAAACCACATTTTTACCATCGTCTGCTTCAGAAGCATCACCCCCTCCAATTATTGCTAGGTATGATTTTCCTGATGACTGGAAAGTTGTCCTGGTAATTCCCAATATCATGAAGAATGTTTCCGGAACAAAAGAAGTGAACATTTTCCAGAAGTACTGTCCCATACCGTTAAGGGAGGTGCAACAGCTTTCTCATCTTATTCTCATGAAAATGATGCCAGCAGTACTTGAAAAAGACCTGGATGCATTTGGAGAAACTGTTAACACAATACAAAGTGTGGGATTTAAAAAAATAGAAAACCAGCTTCAAAAACCTTTGATTGCCGAAATAATCACTATTCTTCGGGATGCCGGTGCTCCAGGTGTGGGTATGAGTTCATTTGGACCTACCATATATGCGATCACTGACAGTCCTAAGGATATAGTAAGTGCTGCGCATGACGCCCTTGATGAGGTCGGGGGTAATATTATTGAAACCACGGCCCAAAATTATGGTGCCACTAAAAGGTAG